AGCCGGGATTATTGGGCTGATGTTCCTCGGAGCGGGAATGGCATCGCAGATACGGGAGTCGCTGGCACGGGTGCTGCTCGAAATCCCGGTCGTCGATATTAACAGCGACAACCTGCCGGCGCTCTTTGCCCG
This is a stretch of genomic DNA from Calditrichota bacterium. It encodes these proteins:
- a CDS encoding EscU/YscU/HrcU family type III secretion system export apparatus switch protein, whose protein sequence is MPEQFQEKTEQPTAKRLDDARKEGNVSQSMDVSTGVVLAAGIIGLMFLGAGMASQIRESLARVLLEIPVVDINSDNLPALFAR